The genomic window AGGCGCTTTCTTGGTGGTGGCTCTGGTAGGGCCTTCACGTACTGCATTGGGTTGCGATCGAGAACGTCCTCTTCGCAAGCGAGACTGAAGATCTTCGACAAAGTCGACATGATCCTATTGATCGAGGACGGAGATATCGAACTTTTCTTTTTTCGCTGGTTTTTCCCGTATTGGAGTTTGTTCCTGCAATCGCGACAATCCTGTGGTGTGATGGTATGCAGAGGTTGATCTTTTAGGTGTTTCAAGAGCAGTTTTATGTAAAGTTTCTTCGCTCCCTTGTTGACATTGTTTTGCTCCACATATTTTCGATAGGTTGATTCGACAAAATCTCCGAAGGTTACAGTCGTATCTGCTTGTCCGAATGATCTGTCGAACAGTTGCTTGACCAGTTGTCGCTCGGCGAGTTCGGCTTCCTCCTTGGTACGAGCTGTCGGAATAACCTGATGAATGGTCTTATGTCCTTTGACGCGTCTGTAGACCCACCAACGAGCGGTCGAATACGCCGAGTGCTTCGCGTTTATCCGCTTACCGTTATATTTCTTAAAAACTGACATACGCTCAATAATTTGCTAACCAGGCATCCACCTCAGTCCTGTTGAAGGTTGGTCGGCCCACTCCATGAAACGGAAGGCCGTTGTATCTCATCCATCGATTGATCGTTGCGCTGGATTTCTTCAAGTACTTCGCGACTTCGGACTTCGTCATGATCTGCGGCGGCTGTGATGAATGAATAGCTTTCTCGATCGCTCCGGCGACCGAACTGTCAATCAAACGAATCAGCTCAGTTTTTTCAATCGTGATAATTTCAACCATTTCCCTAACCTCCGATTACCACATGGCAAAGGATGTGCCTTAGCCGATAAGCCTTAAAAATGGACTTTCTCGACGCCCAAAGTAGCGAAAATGCGCCACTCGGCGCAGTTTTGCACCAGCCCTAGAATTTTTATGAACCAGCGTGATCTAAAGTGATGATTTATGAGAGTTTTGAGCGGAAAAAAGAGGACAAAAAAAATACTGCAACCAACCTGCAACCAAGTCACAAAAATGGAGCTTCCAGCAATCGCTGAAAGCCCCATGTTTATTGGTCGGGACGGCGAGATTTGAACCAGCGACCTCTCGCACCCCAAGCGAACGCGCTACCAGACTGCGCTACGTCCCGGATTGTAATGATTTAGCTTAGGTTCGCGGCCGGCGGATGTCAACTTCGGCATCGCAGCCTCGTCATTGGCCGGATCGCTTCAACATATCACGAAGTTCCAAAACCTGCATTGCAAGCCGCTTCAGCACCTCAGCTTGAATGCCGTTCAATGGTTCGGCAGCCTCGGGTATGGGCGAAGTGTCGAAGAGCATCGGGGCCTTGCTGTCCCGCTTCGGAGCCGCAGCTTTCGGCGTTCGATCGGCAGCTACCGCAGGTGCCGGTACAACCGTCTTCGCTCCGGCGGCCTCACGGGCATCGATCTGCAGCTTCTTGCGTGCTCCGGCAATGGTGAACATTTCGTTGTAGAGGAGCTGCTTGATCTTGACCGCTACTTCAACATCCTTTTTCCGATAGCTCCGCTGGCCGGAAGAGTTCTTTTGCGGGGAGAGCATCGGAAACTCCGACTCCCAATATCGCAGCACATGCGCCTGAACACCGACGATTTGGCAAACCTCGCCGATCTTGAAGAATATTTTGTCAGGGATCACAACGTCAGATGGTGCCATCAGTTATCCGAATGTGTTAAAGTTCTCTGTAAGATCCTGGCTGTTAGTGTATGTATTTACAAAAGTTGTGTCAACTCCGATCATGCATTCTGAATTCGATCTAATAAATTACATTAAGGCCCGCCACAACCTTAATGCAATAGGTGACGATTGTGCGGTTCTGCCGATGAATTCAAAGAGCGATCTGCTGATCACAGCAGACATGCTTGTGGAAAACATCGATTTTCG from Chloracidobacterium sp. includes these protein-coding regions:
- a CDS encoding phage integrase SAM-like domain-containing protein encodes the protein MSVFKKYNGKRINAKHSAYSTARWWVYRRVKGHKTIHQVIPTARTKEEAELAERQLVKQLFDRSFGQADTTVTFGDFVESTYRKYVEQNNVNKGAKKLYIKLLLKHLKDQPLHTITPQDCRDCRNKLQYGKNQRKKKSSISPSSINRIMSTLSKIFSLACEEDVLDRNPMQYVKALPEPPPRKRL
- a CDS encoding helix-turn-helix domain-containing protein → MVEIITIEKTELIRLIDSSVAGAIEKAIHSSQPPQIMTKSEVAKYLKKSSATINRWMRYNGLPFHGVGRPTFNRTEVDAWLANY
- a CDS encoding MerR family transcriptional regulator, with the translated sequence MAPSDVVIPDKIFFKIGEVCQIVGVQAHVLRYWESEFPMLSPQKNSSGQRSYRKKDVEVAVKIKQLLYNEMFTIAGARKKLQIDAREAAGAKTVVPAPAVAADRTPKAAAPKRDSKAPMLFDTSPIPEAAEPLNGIQAEVLKRLAMQVLELRDMLKRSGQ